One genomic region from Pseudomonas hormoni encodes:
- the glnE gene encoding bifunctional [glutamate--ammonia ligase]-adenylyl-L-tyrosine phosphorylase/[glutamate--ammonia-ligase] adenylyltransferase — protein MSLPSLAELPGILLPFVTRAEQSFRVAVEALDDDHGLSGWTPERWAQFARVTAASDFVIEQSVRDPLMLLALVQSGELDRGFAPGELCAQIAAAVNAAETEDELGRALRRQRTRHQVRIIWRDLTRQADLIQTCRDLSDMADASIDQAYQWLYSRHCQQFGVPTGRRSGEPQQMVILGMGKLGAVELNLSSDIDLIFAYPEGGETVGVKRSLDNQEFFIRLGQRLIKALDPMTVDGFVFRVDMRLRPYGSAGALVLSFNALEQYYQDQGRDWERYAMIKSRVVAGDQVAGAQLQEMLRPFVYRRYLDFSAIEALRTMKQLIQQEVRRKGMADNIKLGSGGIREVEFIAQAFQLIHGGRDLSLQQRPLLKVLSTLEGQGYLPPAVISELREGYEFLRYTEHAIQAIADRQTQMLPDGTQDQARIAFMLGFADWDAFHEQLMYWRGRIAWHFGQVIADPDEEEGAESEVVVGGEWLPLWEEAQDEEAACRQLEEGGFVDATKALKALASLRSSPQLRAMQRLGRERLDAFIPRLLAQAVEHANPDLVLERVLPLVEAVARRSAYLVLLTENPGALRRLLTLCAASPWIAEQITRFPLLLDELLNEGRLFKPPLAPELAAELRERLTRIPEDDLEQQMEALRHFKLAHRLRVAASEIAGSLPLMKVSDYLTWLAEAILEQVLALAWRQTVAKYGTPLRSDGTLCDPGFIIVGYGKVGGLELGHGSDLDLVFIHDGDPQAETDGPKPIDGAQFFTRLGQRIIHLLTAQTNSGQLYEVDMRLRPSGASGLLVSSLGAFARYQENEAWTWEHQALVRARVLVGSQDVGQAFEKVRAAILGKPRDLPTLRQEVSEMRAKMRDNLGSKSTAAGTGANAFEATAPFDLKQDAGGIVDIEFMVQYAALAWSETHPPLLRWTDNIRILEELEHEGLMPAEDASLLREAYKAYRSAAHRQALQKDAGVIPGDQFVDERRQVLRIWRELGLS, from the coding sequence ATGAGCCTCCCTTCGCTTGCCGAACTGCCCGGCATTCTCCTGCCGTTTGTCACCCGTGCCGAGCAGTCGTTCCGTGTAGCCGTCGAGGCGCTCGATGATGATCATGGCCTGTCCGGCTGGACGCCTGAACGCTGGGCGCAATTCGCCCGCGTCACTGCCGCCAGCGACTTCGTGATTGAACAGAGCGTACGTGACCCTTTGATGTTGCTCGCGCTGGTGCAGTCCGGCGAACTGGATCGCGGCTTTGCCCCCGGCGAGTTGTGCGCGCAGATTGCAGCGGCAGTGAATGCGGCGGAAACCGAAGACGAGCTCGGTCGCGCCCTGCGTCGCCAGCGCACCCGCCATCAGGTGCGGATCATCTGGCGTGACCTGACCCGTCAGGCCGACCTCATCCAGACCTGTCGCGACCTCTCGGACATGGCCGATGCCAGCATCGATCAGGCCTATCAGTGGTTGTACTCGCGCCATTGCCAGCAGTTCGGCGTGCCGACCGGTCGGCGCAGCGGCGAGCCGCAGCAGATGGTCATCCTCGGCATGGGCAAGCTCGGCGCGGTCGAGCTCAACCTGTCGTCGGACATCGACCTGATCTTCGCCTACCCCGAGGGCGGCGAGACCGTCGGCGTGAAACGCTCGCTGGATAATCAGGAATTCTTCATCCGTCTCGGCCAGCGCCTGATCAAGGCACTGGACCCGATGACCGTCGACGGTTTCGTTTTCCGCGTGGACATGCGCCTGCGGCCTTACGGTTCGGCCGGTGCATTGGTGCTGAGCTTCAATGCGCTGGAGCAGTATTACCAGGATCAGGGCCGTGACTGGGAACGCTACGCGATGATCAAGTCGCGGGTGGTGGCCGGCGATCAAGTGGCGGGCGCACAACTGCAAGAGATGCTGCGCCCGTTCGTTTACCGGCGTTACCTGGACTTCTCCGCCATCGAAGCGCTGCGCACGATGAAGCAGCTGATCCAGCAGGAAGTCCGGCGCAAGGGCATGGCCGACAACATCAAGCTCGGCTCCGGCGGCATCCGCGAAGTCGAGTTTATCGCCCAGGCGTTTCAGCTGATCCACGGCGGCCGCGACCTGAGCCTGCAACAACGTCCTCTATTAAAAGTACTGAGCACCCTGGAAGGTCAGGGTTACCTGCCGCCGGCGGTGATCAGCGAACTGCGCGAAGGCTACGAATTCCTGCGTTACACGGAGCACGCCATTCAGGCGATTGCCGACCGCCAGACCCAGATGTTGCCGGATGGCACACAGGATCAGGCGCGCATTGCCTTTATGTTGGGCTTCGCCGATTGGGACGCTTTTCATGAGCAGCTGATGTATTGGCGCGGTCGTATTGCGTGGCACTTCGGCCAGGTGATCGCCGACCCCGACGAAGAGGAAGGGGCTGAAAGTGAAGTGGTGGTTGGCGGTGAATGGCTGCCACTGTGGGAAGAAGCGCAGGACGAAGAGGCTGCGTGTCGTCAGTTGGAGGAGGGCGGTTTCGTCGATGCCACCAAAGCCCTGAAAGCCTTGGCCAGCCTGCGCAGCAGCCCGCAACTGCGTGCGATGCAGCGTTTGGGGCGCGAGCGTCTTGATGCCTTTATTCCACGGTTGCTGGCTCAGGCGGTCGAACACGCCAATCCGGACCTGGTGCTGGAGCGCGTGCTGCCGCTGGTTGAAGCGGTGGCCCGGCGTTCCGCGTATCTGGTGCTGCTGACCGAAAACCCCGGCGCGCTGCGACGGTTGCTGACCTTGTGCGCTGCGAGCCCGTGGATTGCAGAGCAGATCACTCGCTTTCCGCTGTTGCTCGACGAATTGCTCAACGAAGGCCGGCTGTTCAAGCCGCCCCTGGCACCGGAACTGGCCGCCGAGTTGCGCGAGCGTTTGACGCGAATTCCCGAGGATGATCTCGAACAGCAAATGGAAGCCCTGCGCCACTTCAAACTGGCGCACCGCTTGCGCGTCGCCGCGTCGGAAATCGCCGGCAGCCTGCCGTTGATGAAAGTCAGTGATTACCTGACCTGGCTCGCCGAAGCGATCCTCGAACAAGTGCTGGCCCTGGCCTGGCGCCAGACCGTAGCCAAATACGGCACGCCGCTGCGCAGTGACGGTACGCTGTGCGATCCGGGCTTCATCATTGTCGGTTATGGGAAAGTCGGCGGGCTGGAGCTGGGGCATGGTTCGGACCTGGACCTGGTGTTCATTCACGACGGCGACCCGCAGGCCGAAACCGACGGCCCGAAGCCTATCGATGGCGCGCAATTTTTCACCCGGCTCGGGCAGCGGATCATTCACTTGCTCACGGCCCAGACCAACTCCGGTCAGCTGTATGAAGTGGACATGCGCCTGCGACCATCCGGTGCTTCCGGTCTGCTGGTGAGTTCGCTCGGCGCGTTTGCCCGTTATCAGGAAAACGAAGCCTGGACCTGGGAGCATCAGGCGCTGGTACGGGCGCGGGTATTGGTGGGCAGTCAGGACGTCGGCCAGGCGTTCGAGAAGGTTCGCGCAGCGATTTTGGGCAAGCCCCGGGATTTGCCGACCTTGCGTCAGGAGGTCAGCGAGATGCGCGCCAAGATGCGCGACAACCTCGGCAGCAAGAGCACCGCGGCCGGCACCGGGGCGAATGCCTTCGAGGCCACGGCGCCGTTCGATCTCAAGCAGGACGCCGGAGGTATCGTCGATATTGAATTTATGGTGCAATACGCGGCCTTGGCGTGGTCCGAAACACACCCGCCATTGCTGCGCTGGACCGACAATATCCGGATTCTGGAAGAGCTGGAACACGAAGGGCTGATGCCCGCCGAAGACGCCAGCCTGTTGCGCGAGGCCTATAAAGCCTACCGCTCCGCCGCGCACCGGCAGGCCTTGCAGAAGGACGCCGGGGTGATACCGGGCGACCAGTTCGTGGATGAACGGCGGCAGGTGTTGCGGATCTGGCGTGAGTTGGGGCTAAGCTGA